Proteins encoded in a region of the Flammeovirga yaeyamensis genome:
- a CDS encoding acyloxyacyl hydrolase produces MNFKHIVLALQFVLLSIVINAQTVDFLKADTTDTNKTYPRYMFAQTKFHFGGHFSTGVDGLEEIENNYFSAMELRVGWKGYGRKRWQKLMGYPSYGFGLYQATFFPEANILGSPSAVYGFFNAPFKRYNKWSLNYDLGVGLAYDFFGYDPKENPEQTAIGSDFNVYFTVSVEGEFKLSRRLDLTTGFLFTHFSNGRTRTPNKGVNLYGLNAGLKYNFNAYIPKQGGQRLAKTQDPRPKYIDYNLPEFKPYWEYYMFAAGGWSTSPYDIEDRELYYGVATLAFDVARHYSHKGKFGIGVDVFRDGSLVEEYQNKPEYSNGVPESRLWYPGIHVSHELLIHRFTLVTQVGVPLIHVEGRGGWYGRVGGRYDITRKVFAHLALKTPGGFIADFVEWGVGFRMYGKKKV; encoded by the coding sequence ATGAACTTCAAGCATATTGTACTTGCTCTTCAGTTTGTATTGCTTTCAATCGTTATTAATGCTCAAACTGTAGATTTTTTGAAAGCCGATACAACGGATACAAATAAAACATATCCGCGATATATGTTCGCTCAAACTAAGTTTCACTTTGGAGGACATTTCTCTACAGGGGTGGATGGTTTAGAAGAAATAGAAAATAATTACTTCAGTGCCATGGAACTTAGAGTTGGTTGGAAAGGCTATGGAAGAAAGAGATGGCAAAAGTTAATGGGATACCCGAGTTATGGTTTTGGTTTATACCAAGCTACCTTCTTCCCAGAAGCTAATATTCTAGGTAGCCCTTCTGCAGTTTATGGTTTCTTCAATGCCCCTTTTAAAAGATATAACAAGTGGAGCCTAAACTATGATTTAGGGGTTGGTTTGGCTTATGATTTCTTTGGATACGATCCTAAAGAAAATCCAGAACAAACGGCAATTGGTAGTGATTTTAATGTCTATTTTACTGTTTCTGTAGAAGGGGAGTTTAAATTATCAAGAAGATTAGACCTTACAACTGGCTTCTTATTTACTCACTTTTCAAACGGAAGAACAAGAACACCTAATAAAGGTGTAAACTTATATGGTCTAAATGCTGGTTTGAAGTATAACTTTAATGCTTACATTCCAAAGCAAGGAGGACAGCGTTTAGCTAAAACTCAAGATCCTAGACCTAAATATATTGATTACAACCTACCAGAATTTAAGCCGTATTGGGAATATTATATGTTTGCTGCAGGTGGTTGGAGTACATCGCCTTATGATATTGAAGATAGAGAATTATACTATGGTGTTGCTACCTTAGCATTTGATGTAGCTAGACACTATTCACATAAAGGTAAATTTGGTATTGGTGTAGATGTTTTCAGAGATGGTTCTTTGGTCGAAGAGTATCAAAACAAACCAGAATATTCGAATGGAGTTCCAGAAAGTAGATTGTGGTACCCTGGTATTCATGTCTCTCACGAATTATTAATTCATAGGTTTACTTTAGTAACACAAGTTGGTGTACCGCTAATTCATGTTGAAGGCCGTGGAGGCTGGTATGGTAGAGTAGGTGGTCGTTACGATATCACAAGAAAGGTATTCGCACACTTGGCTT
- the rpsT gene encoding 30S ribosomal protein S20 — MANHKSAKKRIRSNEAKRLRNRYQLKTTRTFVKRLRDTKDHAEAVELYSKVASMIDKLAKRNIIHNKNAANKKSKLAKHVNKLAA, encoded by the coding sequence ATGGCAAATCATAAGTCAGCTAAAAAGAGAATTCGTTCGAATGAGGCGAAGCGCTTGAGAAATAGATATCAACTTAAAACAACTCGTACTTTTGTGAAACGTTTACGTGACACTAAAGACCACGCTGAAGCGGTTGAGTTGTACAGCAAAGTTGCTTCTATGATTGACAAGTTAGCTAAGCGTAACATCATTCATAACAAGAACGCAGCTAATAAAAAATCTAAATTGGCTAAGCACGTTAACAAACTTGCTGCTTAA
- the serS gene encoding serine--tRNA ligase has translation MLLVSYISENKLEVIQGLQKRYIENAEEVVEEVLSLDAERRQTQKDRDDALAEANKSAKEIGMLMKNGQKEEAEKAKASASENKQKAKELSTKVSELEESLQNKLYHIPNIPHPSVPLGKSDEENEVMYEKGEKPTLAEGAKPHWDLIEQYDIIDFELGNKVTGAGFPFYKGKGARMQRALISFFLDEAVSAGYLEVQPPIVINEASGYGTGQLPDKEGQMYYMQADNLYMIPTAEVPITNMYRGSLLQENELPKKMAGHTPCFRREAGSWGAHVRGLNRLHQFDKVEIVEIQKPEDSAAAQERMVKHVESLLEKLGLPYRRLLLCSGDLGINANLCFDLEVYSAAQERWLEVSSISNFGNYQANRLKLRYRDNNKKTQLLHTLNGSALALPRVLAAILENNQTEKGILVPEVLQKYTGFDLID, from the coding sequence ATGTTATTAGTTTCATATATATCAGAAAATAAACTAGAAGTAATCCAAGGATTACAGAAAAGATATATCGAAAATGCAGAAGAAGTAGTAGAAGAAGTACTATCTCTAGATGCGGAAAGACGTCAAACTCAAAAAGACAGAGATGACGCCTTGGCTGAAGCAAACAAATCTGCTAAAGAAATCGGTATGTTGATGAAAAACGGTCAGAAAGAAGAAGCCGAAAAAGCAAAAGCATCAGCATCCGAAAACAAGCAGAAAGCAAAAGAACTAAGTACAAAGGTTTCTGAATTAGAAGAAAGTCTTCAAAATAAATTATACCACATTCCTAACATTCCACATCCTTCTGTTCCTTTAGGAAAATCTGATGAAGAAAATGAGGTAATGTATGAAAAGGGAGAAAAGCCTACTTTAGCGGAAGGAGCAAAACCTCACTGGGACCTGATCGAGCAATATGATATCATTGACTTCGAATTGGGCAATAAAGTAACAGGTGCTGGTTTCCCATTCTACAAAGGAAAAGGAGCTCGTATGCAAAGAGCTTTAATTAGCTTTTTCTTAGACGAAGCAGTTTCTGCAGGTTACCTTGAGGTACAACCTCCAATCGTAATCAACGAAGCTTCGGGTTATGGTACAGGTCAATTACCAGATAAAGAAGGTCAGATGTACTATATGCAAGCAGATAATTTATACATGATTCCTACTGCTGAAGTACCAATTACCAACATGTATAGAGGTAGCTTACTTCAAGAAAATGAATTGCCAAAGAAAATGGCAGGGCATACACCATGTTTCCGTCGTGAAGCGGGTTCTTGGGGGGCACACGTGAGAGGTCTAAATAGATTGCATCAATTTGATAAGGTAGAGATTGTTGAGATCCAAAAGCCAGAAGATTCAGCTGCTGCTCAGGAAAGAATGGTAAAACACGTAGAATCTCTTTTAGAAAAACTAGGTTTACCATACAGAAGGTTATTATTATGTAGTGGTGATTTAGGTATTAACGCTAATCTTTGCTTCGACTTAGAAGTTTACTCTGCTGCTCAGGAAAGATGGTTGGAAGTTTCATCAATTAGTAACTTTGGAAACTACCAAGCAAACCGTCTTAAATTGAGATATAGAGACAATAATAAGAAAACTCAATTGTTGCATACTTTAAACGGTTCAGCCCTTGCTTTACCAAGAGTTTTAGCTGCAATTTTAGAAAATAATCAGACTGAAAAAGGAATTTTAGTACCTGAAGTACTGCAAAAATATACTGGTTTTGATTTAATTGACTGA
- a CDS encoding sulfite exporter TauE/SafE family protein, protein MDYHSLDPLLLIAYITTGIIAGIVNTLAGGGSLFTLSLLMFLGMPVGLANGTNRLGILFQNVTGTYTFKKSNLLDIPSSMKYVIPSLLGAIVGALTVSDIDEKVLQYIIGTLMLLMLYPILNENKKGVNLKVTATQKPQYTFWRDNIIFFCIGFYGGFVQAGIGIMILVSVSNLGKMTLIRANAIKMLIIAAYTLPVFIVFVIKGQVVWLAALLLAVGQVLGTWFAGKIASKSDKVNIFIRWLLVIMVVISIFRMFGIHTWLIDHLT, encoded by the coding sequence ATGGATTATCATTCTTTAGACCCATTATTACTCATCGCCTACATTACAACCGGAATTATAGCAGGTATTGTTAACACATTAGCAGGAGGTGGATCCTTATTCACCTTATCTTTATTAATGTTCCTAGGAATGCCTGTTGGCTTAGCAAATGGTACAAACCGATTAGGGATATTATTCCAAAATGTAACAGGAACCTATACTTTTAAAAAAAGTAACCTATTAGACATACCTTCTTCGATGAAGTATGTTATCCCCTCCTTATTGGGTGCTATCGTTGGAGCATTAACTGTTTCTGATATTGACGAAAAAGTTCTTCAATACATTATTGGTACATTGATGCTACTAATGCTTTACCCCATATTAAATGAAAATAAAAAGGGAGTCAATTTAAAAGTAACTGCAACCCAAAAACCTCAATACACATTTTGGAGAGACAATATCATATTCTTTTGTATAGGCTTTTACGGAGGTTTTGTTCAGGCAGGAATCGGTATAATGATACTTGTTAGTGTATCTAATTTAGGTAAAATGACTCTCATTAGAGCCAATGCTATAAAAATGCTAATTATTGCTGCTTATACTCTTCCTGTTTTTATAGTTTTTGTTATTAAGGGACAAGTTGTTTGGCTAGCAGCACTATTATTAGCTGTAGGCCAAGTTCTAGGCACATGGTTTGCAGGTAAAATAGCATCGAAGTCTGATAAAGTAAACATTTTTATACGATGGTTACTTGTCATAATGGTTGTGATTTCGATTTTTAGAATGTTTGGAATACACACATGGCTAATAGATCATCTGACATAA
- a CDS encoding Na/Pi symporter produces MDSFKNIDIKSVLKKTLAMLVSFYLMFLAFGVMKYSFTLMGSEIAEDLVKVPHNPFIYFFIGLLGAAVFQSSSAVTTIVVGAVASGHMSLDDAVFIVMGANIGTTVTSTIVALSYIDDKSVFMRALSGAALHDFFNISVALIFLPLEIFTGFLSNLSQKLAGILFDQPTDLAVKNFNGFGFGLDGVVKYLFSNLTDYPWLIFFIAIVLIVGSLKLIGGVTKQALMENNSISTNSLIFKSDGGSLLSGTLITSIVQSSSITSSLIVPLTASKKISLEKGYMFIMGANVGTTITALFASITTGTEYGIEIALTHVLFNVLGVLIFLLIPGVKKFPIWYAKKLGFLAAKDRIFGFLYLFTLFFVLPFFLVWFSI; encoded by the coding sequence TTGGATAGTTTTAAAAATATAGACATAAAGAGTGTATTAAAGAAAACATTAGCCATGCTGGTATCATTCTATTTGATGTTCCTAGCTTTTGGGGTAATGAAATATTCTTTTACACTAATGGGGAGTGAAATAGCTGAGGATTTAGTGAAAGTTCCTCATAATCCCTTTATATATTTCTTCATAGGATTATTGGGAGCAGCAGTTTTTCAAAGCAGTTCAGCGGTAACAACTATTGTTGTTGGGGCCGTTGCTTCTGGACATATGTCATTGGACGATGCAGTATTTATTGTAATGGGGGCAAATATCGGGACAACTGTTACAAGTACAATCGTTGCCCTAAGTTATATAGATGATAAATCGGTATTTATGCGTGCCCTTTCTGGAGCAGCTTTGCACGATTTCTTTAATATTAGTGTTGCATTAATATTTTTACCATTAGAAATTTTTACGGGATTTTTGTCTAATCTATCACAAAAGCTTGCGGGTATATTATTTGATCAACCTACTGATTTGGCAGTAAAGAACTTTAATGGTTTTGGGTTTGGATTAGATGGAGTTGTTAAATACTTATTTTCAAATCTTACAGACTACCCTTGGTTAATCTTTTTTATTGCGATTGTATTAATTGTAGGTTCATTAAAGTTGATCGGAGGGGTAACTAAGCAAGCCTTGATGGAAAATAATAGTATTTCGACAAACTCTTTAATCTTTAAAAGTGATGGGGGAAGTTTATTGTCAGGTACCTTGATAACTTCTATAGTACAATCAAGTTCAATAACATCTTCTTTGATTGTTCCATTAACTGCTTCAAAGAAAATATCATTAGAAAAAGGATATATGTTTATAATGGGAGCCAATGTCGGTACCACAATCACAGCTTTATTCGCTTCTATCACAACAGGGACAGAGTATGGGATTGAAATTGCCTTAACCCATGTACTTTTTAATGTATTGGGTGTATTAATATTTTTATTAATCCCTGGAGTGAAAAAATTCCCTATTTGGTATGCAAAGAAATTAGGCTTTTTAGCGGCAAAAGATAGAATATTTGGATTCCTATATTTGTTTACACTGTTCTTTGTATTGCCATTCTTCTTAGTGTGGTTCAGTATTTAA
- a CDS encoding SAM-dependent methyltransferase, translated as MKLFLIPSLLAADSYDSLPIETKEAVRTTKYYLVEDLRTARRFIGGWKIEGIVVQDLNFQILDKKTKPEKVQELFKNIPKGENVGVVSEAGCPGIADPGALAVQYAHKNNIQVKPLVGPSSILLALMASGLSGQKFAFHGYLPIKKAEKQKALKNLEKDSSKLYQAQIFMETPFRNTAMLEDLCQNLNGDTKLCIAANINAEDEYIKTMTIKQWKKAKVDIHKKPCIFIIQS; from the coding sequence GTGAAATTATTTTTAATTCCAAGTTTACTTGCTGCTGATAGTTATGACAGCCTTCCAATTGAAACAAAAGAAGCTGTTCGTACTACAAAATACTACCTTGTAGAGGATTTAAGAACTGCAAGACGATTTATTGGTGGTTGGAAAATCGAAGGTATTGTTGTCCAAGATCTTAATTTTCAGATTTTAGATAAAAAAACAAAGCCAGAAAAAGTTCAAGAGCTATTTAAAAATATACCAAAGGGAGAAAACGTTGGCGTTGTTTCAGAGGCTGGGTGTCCAGGTATTGCCGATCCGGGTGCCTTGGCAGTTCAATATGCACATAAAAATAATATACAGGTAAAACCTCTAGTGGGTCCGTCTTCGATACTTTTAGCACTTATGGCATCAGGGTTAAGCGGACAAAAGTTTGCTTTTCACGGTTACCTTCCTATTAAAAAAGCAGAGAAACAAAAGGCACTAAAAAATCTAGAAAAAGATTCTTCTAAGTTATATCAAGCACAAATTTTTATGGAAACTCCATTTAGAAACACTGCCATGCTTGAAGATCTTTGTCAAAACTTAAATGGAGACACTAAACTTTGTATTGCTGCCAATATAAATGCAGAGGATGAGTACATCAAAACAATGACGATCAAACAATGGAAAAAGGCAAAAGTCGACATCCATAAAAAGCCATGTATCTTTATTATACAGTCATAA
- a CDS encoding M20/M25/M40 family metallo-hydrolase, with product MQRSIPIFFITCLFFSFGVIGQSRKIDPIALLTNTRLLSSDYYQGRKTGTVGGERAKEFVTDKFSEIGLLNLHPDGFKQDFSFYNRLYNLKANGSNIIGYLEGELWQDPKEGCIIVGAHYDHLGIFGGNTYYGADDNASGVAALIEIAKSFKETPPQIPIVFISFDAEEMACEGSKYFVESSLLPHESIFLFINLDMISISDKSELGVSGTHYHHEYKKMINEAASGKHLKMKYGHDNARDTENYWVESSDHREFHKYQIPFIYFGVEEHEHYHRTTDTFENIDIGFFVESAQSILEFVDLIDNKKSFQRYHQKLLK from the coding sequence ATGCAAAGGAGTATTCCTATATTTTTTATTACCTGCTTATTTTTTTCTTTTGGTGTAATTGGACAAAGCAGAAAGATTGATCCTATTGCCTTATTAACGAATACAAGATTATTGTCTTCAGATTATTATCAAGGTAGAAAAACAGGAACTGTAGGTGGAGAAAGAGCCAAAGAATTTGTTACTGATAAGTTTAGCGAAATTGGATTGTTGAACCTTCATCCTGATGGTTTTAAGCAAGATTTCAGTTTTTACAATCGACTATATAATTTAAAAGCGAATGGAAGTAATATTATTGGCTATTTAGAGGGGGAACTGTGGCAAGATCCAAAAGAAGGGTGTATAATAGTTGGTGCTCATTATGATCATTTGGGGATTTTTGGAGGGAATACCTATTATGGAGCAGATGATAATGCTTCAGGTGTTGCTGCATTAATCGAAATTGCAAAATCATTTAAAGAAACTCCTCCTCAAATACCAATAGTATTTATTTCTTTTGATGCTGAAGAAATGGCTTGTGAGGGATCAAAATATTTTGTGGAATCTTCTTTACTTCCCCATGAAAGTATTTTTTTATTTATCAATTTAGATATGATTTCTATTTCTGATAAATCAGAGTTGGGGGTTTCAGGTACTCATTATCACCATGAATATAAGAAAATGATAAATGAGGCGGCTTCAGGTAAGCATTTGAAAATGAAATATGGTCATGATAATGCTAGAGATACAGAAAACTATTGGGTAGAATCTTCAGACCATAGAGAGTTTCATAAATACCAAATACCGTTTATTTATTTCGGTGTTGAAGAGCACGAGCATTATCATCGAACTACCGATACTTTTGAAAATATTGATATTGGATTTTTTGTTGAATCAGCACAATCGATTCTGGAGTTTGTCGATTTAATTGACAATAAAAAAAGCTTTCAACGTTACCATCAAAAGCTTCTTAAATAA
- a CDS encoding helix-hairpin-helix domain-containing protein translates to MKTNFQSLFDWFGLNYRSIESIIYLIPTLILFLFADVIYQKIFPSPAVIVFEAPSNDLKESKEISFFDPNVFTVEEWKDVGLESHVAKSIVKYRLKGGKFNSVEDLKKIYLLTDDVYDQISPYVKIDPPKLEKRKWVKKEKYTRYSKEKKTTIAFNPKRFDPNKVTKQELLEMGFSNQISNSMVAYRTSGGSFKSKDDVLKLYGVDSVQFLEWKKYINLPEQEQLLVKEVPKVISKFNLNKATHNELTQLKGIGDYSANQIIKYRNRLGGSFYSLHQLEEVFGIDSLKVKILNEFCYIKSEDIKKININTSTYEQLATHPYLNYKQARWIVKYRKQHGDYADLSDVLRIKTLQKQDLLLMIPYLQYN, encoded by the coding sequence ATGAAAACAAATTTTCAATCGCTATTTGATTGGTTTGGTCTTAACTATAGATCAATTGAAAGTATCATTTACCTTATTCCAACACTTATTTTATTTCTTTTTGCTGATGTGATCTATCAAAAAATCTTTCCTTCCCCTGCGGTCATAGTTTTTGAGGCACCATCAAATGATTTAAAGGAGAGCAAAGAGATATCTTTCTTTGATCCTAATGTTTTTACTGTAGAAGAATGGAAAGATGTTGGTTTAGAATCTCATGTAGCTAAATCAATAGTAAAATATAGATTAAAAGGGGGAAAGTTTAATTCGGTTGAGGATCTTAAGAAAATTTATTTATTAACTGATGATGTATATGATCAAATAAGCCCTTATGTGAAGATTGATCCACCTAAATTAGAAAAGAGAAAGTGGGTGAAAAAAGAGAAGTATACTAGATATTCAAAAGAGAAGAAGACTACTATAGCATTTAACCCAAAACGATTTGATCCAAATAAAGTGACAAAACAAGAATTGCTTGAAATGGGTTTTTCCAATCAAATATCAAATAGTATGGTGGCTTATAGAACAAGCGGAGGTTCTTTTAAGAGTAAAGATGATGTTTTGAAGTTATATGGTGTGGATTCAGTTCAATTTTTGGAGTGGAAAAAGTATATCAATTTGCCAGAACAAGAACAATTGTTGGTAAAAGAAGTACCTAAAGTTATATCAAAGTTTAATTTAAATAAGGCAACACATAACGAATTAACCCAATTGAAAGGGATAGGTGATTATTCTGCTAATCAGATAATAAAGTACAGAAATCGATTGGGAGGAAGTTTTTATTCCCTTCATCAATTAGAAGAGGTATTTGGAATAGATTCTTTAAAAGTGAAAATTTTAAACGAATTTTGCTATATTAAATCTGAAGATATCAAGAAGATTAATATCAATACTTCTACTTATGAACAGTTGGCTACTCATCCTTACTTAAACTATAAACAAGCTCGTTGGATAGTAAAGTATAGAAAACAGCATGGTGATTACGCTGATTTGAGTGATGTATTAAGAATTAAGACTTTACAAAAACAGGATCTATTATTGATGATTCCTTATCTACAATATAATTGA
- a CDS encoding glycoside hydrolase family 73 protein encodes MKTNNIHSLYISLIISLFLFTSCQWSSQYTYQQRSEKKKRELQAKHGGSSSSSNNNNSSVSSNTNKENKPKSKKGIEHKIPPGKKLTPQEYIDYYKEYAIESMHHKKVPASITLAQGLLESGAGNSSLARATNNHFGIKCGGNWSGNTYKYDDDRPNECFRVYNSVLDSYEDHGNFLRTRSWYAPLFKLKITDYKGWAKGLKKAGYATDPKYPSKLINIIEKYRLYEYDKR; translated from the coding sequence ATGAAGACAAACAATATTCACTCTTTATATATATCACTTATTATTAGCCTTTTTTTATTCACCTCATGTCAATGGTCAAGTCAATATACTTACCAGCAAAGAAGTGAAAAGAAAAAAAGAGAGTTACAGGCTAAACATGGCGGAAGTTCTTCTTCTTCTAATAATAATAACAGTTCTGTATCATCGAATACAAACAAAGAGAATAAGCCAAAATCTAAAAAAGGGATAGAGCATAAAATACCTCCAGGGAAAAAGTTAACTCCTCAAGAGTATATCGATTATTATAAGGAATATGCTATTGAGTCTATGCACCATAAAAAGGTGCCTGCGAGTATCACCTTGGCCCAAGGTTTATTGGAGTCTGGTGCAGGTAATAGTAGTTTGGCTAGAGCAACAAATAATCACTTCGGAATTAAGTGTGGCGGTAATTGGTCTGGTAATACGTATAAATACGATGACGATAGACCTAATGAATGTTTTAGGGTATATAATTCTGTATTGGACTCCTACGAAGACCATGGTAATTTCCTTAGGACTAGATCATGGTATGCACCATTGTTTAAGTTGAAGATAACAGATTATAAAGGTTGGGCTAAAGGATTAAAAAAGGCAGGTTATGCCACCGATCCTAAATACCCATCGAAGTTGATTAACATAATAGAGAAGTATCGACTTTACGAATACGATAAAAGATAG
- a CDS encoding glycine--tRNA ligase: MAKQDKENMFQKVVSHAKEYGFVFPSSEIYGGLQAVYDYGSNGVELRNNIKKYWWASMVQMHENIVGLDASIFMDPKVWKASGHVDAFNDPLVDNKDSKKRYRADVLIEDLMAKYQGKIEKEVTKAQKRFGDDFDKEQFLATNPNVLRNQKKIDEIEAKFKTALEADDMEGLKAIIEENNIVCPISGTCNWTDVRQFNLMFSTELGAVAGDSNKVYLRPETAQGIFVNFLNVMNTSRQRPPFGIAQIGKAFRNEIVARQFIFRMREFEQMEMQFFIQPGTEMKWYEYWKEQRMKFHTAVGNADNYVFHDHLKTAHYANAAVDIEFKFPFGQKELEGIHSRTDFDLSAHQELSSKKLQYFDHELGKNVVPYVVETSVGLDRMFLSILTGAYTEEEVEGKSRTYLKFHPGLAPIKAAVFPLTKKDGLPEKAREVMNEIKFDHNVSYEEKDAIGKRYTRQDLIGTPYCITVDHQTLEDNTVTVRERDTTEQFRLPIAELKAYLDKHCSLTSLLKQLV, from the coding sequence ATGGCAAAACAAGACAAAGAAAATATGTTCCAAAAAGTCGTTTCCCATGCTAAGGAATATGGCTTTGTTTTCCCTTCGTCGGAAATTTATGGAGGACTTCAAGCGGTATACGATTATGGATCAAATGGTGTTGAGTTAAGAAACAACATCAAGAAATATTGGTGGGCTTCTATGGTGCAAATGCACGAAAATATTGTAGGCCTTGATGCATCAATTTTTATGGATCCTAAAGTATGGAAAGCTTCAGGTCACGTTGATGCTTTTAATGATCCTTTGGTTGATAATAAAGACTCAAAGAAAAGATATAGAGCAGACGTACTTATCGAAGATTTGATGGCCAAATACCAAGGCAAAATCGAAAAGGAAGTAACTAAAGCTCAAAAAAGATTTGGTGATGATTTCGATAAGGAGCAATTCTTAGCGACGAATCCAAATGTTTTAAGAAACCAGAAGAAAATCGACGAAATCGAAGCGAAATTTAAAACCGCTTTAGAGGCAGACGATATGGAAGGATTAAAAGCGATTATTGAAGAAAACAATATCGTTTGTCCTATCTCTGGTACTTGTAACTGGACAGACGTTCGTCAGTTCAACTTGATGTTCTCAACTGAGTTGGGAGCCGTTGCTGGTGATTCTAACAAGGTATATTTACGTCCTGAAACAGCACAAGGTATCTTTGTAAACTTCTTGAATGTGATGAACACTTCAAGACAGCGTCCTCCTTTCGGTATTGCTCAAATTGGTAAAGCATTCCGTAATGAGATCGTCGCTCGTCAGTTTATCTTCCGTATGCGTGAGTTTGAACAAATGGAGATGCAATTCTTCATTCAGCCAGGTACGGAAATGAAGTGGTACGAATACTGGAAAGAGCAACGTATGAAGTTCCATACAGCTGTTGGTAACGCTGATAATTATGTGTTCCACGATCACTTGAAAACAGCTCACTACGCTAACGCAGCAGTGGATATTGAATTCAAGTTCCCATTCGGTCAAAAAGAATTAGAAGGTATTCACTCGAGAACTGACTTCGATTTGTCGGCTCACCAAGAGTTGTCTTCTAAGAAATTGCAATACTTCGATCACGAGTTGGGTAAAAACGTTGTTCCTTACGTAGTAGAAACTTCTGTTGGTTTGGACCGTATGTTCTTATCGATCCTAACAGGTGCTTACACTGAAGAAGAAGTGGAGGGTAAATCTAGAACTTATTTGAAATTCCATCCAGGTCTTGCTCCAATTAAAGCAGCAGTATTCCCATTAACGAAGAAAGATGGTCTTCCTGAAAAGGCAAGAGAAGTGATGAACGAAATCAAGTTCGATCACAATGTTTCTTACGAGGAAAAAGATGCGATTGGTAAGCGTTACACGCGTCAGGACTTAATTGGTACTCCTTACTGTATTACTGTAGATCACCAAACTTTGGAAGACAATACAGTAACTGTTCGTGAGCGTGATACAACAGAGCAATTCAGATTACCAATTGCTGAATTGAAAGCATATTTAGATAAGCATTGTTCGTTAACTAGCTTGTTAAAGCAATTAGTATAA
- a CDS encoding DUF2807 domain-containing protein: MKKIFQNAITILSLIILTNCSSDDEPSTPTNGNFPDSPVQVEGFSRINVQHDVVFYITQGTSTTIYAENPSISGEFSIENSTLNIRNNATGTIVHVTTPVLEEVIGVDRIEVHLDTLRSLENQDLTITLNHDAKITAHRIVTNDFNVIASERFEIGVDTLMAINADVATGHDAQVRLEGIQDASNADNVIESLYLHKFQGNDRLAFNQGTLKTGPVISKVTNIVSGHDTKAYAYVTEELKGNTGDRSIITYKGSGNATITVGDGGSVHPVN; the protein is encoded by the coding sequence ATGAAAAAAATATTTCAGAACGCTATAACGATATTATCACTTATAATTCTTACGAATTGTTCGAGTGATGATGAACCTTCAACACCAACTAATGGCAACTTCCCCGATAGCCCAGTTCAGGTAGAAGGATTTTCAAGAATTAATGTACAACATGATGTAGTGTTTTACATTACTCAAGGAACATCAACCACAATTTATGCTGAGAATCCATCCATAAGTGGAGAGTTTTCCATTGAAAACTCAACATTGAATATCCGTAATAATGCTACAGGAACGATTGTACATGTGACAACTCCAGTTTTAGAAGAAGTAATAGGTGTGGATCGAATAGAAGTGCATTTGGATACGCTAAGATCTTTAGAGAATCAAGATCTAACAATTACTTTAAATCATGATGCAAAAATTACAGCACATCGCATTGTAACAAATGACTTTAATGTGATTGCTTCCGAACGCTTTGAAATAGGAGTGGATACATTAATGGCAATCAATGCTGATGTTGCAACAGGACACGATGCTCAAGTAAGATTGGAAGGTATTCAAGATGCATCTAATGCTGATAATGTAATAGAAAGTTTATACCTCCATAAATTTCAAGGCAACGACCGTTTAGCTTTTAATCAAGGTACTTTAAAGACTGGACCTGTTATTTCAAAGGTGACGAATATTGTTTCTGGTCACGATACTAAAGCTTATGCTTATGTTACCGAAGAATTAAAAGGAAACACAGGAGATCGTTCTATAATCACTTACAAAGGATCTGGAAACGCTACGATTACAGTAGGTGATGGAGGATCAGTTCACCCTGTGAATTAG